In Pantanalinema sp., one DNA window encodes the following:
- a CDS encoding class I SAM-dependent methyltransferase, whose product MISSELKGKLSRAPGTLFLLGVKRLFQFWQRLGIHVVPNHFYEPIPDTRRLPASLWKSPSACVGVNFNEATQLELLQRFRDDYRPEYATLPAAKTEIPHQYYSNNPSFKAVDGEILYSMVRHFKPSRIFEIGSGNSTYLSAQALLKNRESAGTSCELVAFEPYPNEVLRAGFPGLGALVPKQVQEIPWEEFAKLGENDILFIDSSHVLKIGSDVQYELLELLPRLKPGVVIHLHDIFLPAEYPHEWVNKRHIFWTEQYILQAFLAFNDSFEVLWGGSYMHLRHSDKLKEAFPVYDPEKNWPGSFWIRKIK is encoded by the coding sequence GTGATCAGTTCCGAATTAAAGGGCAAGCTGTCCAGAGCCCCGGGTACTCTATTCCTGCTTGGCGTCAAGCGACTCTTCCAGTTCTGGCAGCGGCTCGGAATTCATGTCGTTCCCAATCACTTCTACGAGCCGATTCCCGACACCCGCCGTCTGCCGGCTTCCCTCTGGAAGTCTCCCTCGGCCTGTGTCGGCGTCAACTTCAACGAAGCGACTCAGCTGGAGCTCTTGCAGCGGTTCCGGGACGATTACCGTCCGGAGTACGCGACCCTGCCTGCGGCCAAGACGGAAATCCCCCACCAGTATTACTCGAACAACCCATCCTTCAAGGCAGTGGACGGCGAGATCCTCTACAGCATGGTCCGCCACTTCAAGCCCAGCCGCATCTTCGAGATCGGCTCGGGAAACAGCACCTATCTTTCGGCGCAAGCGCTGCTCAAGAACCGGGAATCCGCGGGCACCTCGTGCGAGCTCGTCGCCTTCGAGCCCTATCCCAACGAGGTGCTGAGGGCGGGTTTCCCGGGACTTGGCGCCCTGGTGCCCAAGCAAGTGCAGGAGATTCCCTGGGAGGAGTTCGCCAAGCTCGGCGAAAACGACATCCTCTTCATCGACTCATCGCATGTCCTGAAAATTGGCAGCGACGTTCAGTACGAGCTGCTGGAACTGCTCCCTCGCCTGAAACCGGGAGTCGTCATCCACCTGCACGACATCTTCCTCCCGGCGGAATACCCGCATGAATGGGTCAACAAGCGCCACATCTTCTGGACCGAGCAGTATATCCTGCAGGCCTTTCTCGCCTTCAACGACAGCTTCGAGGTGCTTTGGGGCGGAAGCTACATGCACCTGCGGCACAGCGACAAGCTGAAGGAAGCATTCCCCGTCTATGATCCGGAAAAAAACTGGCCGGGAAGCTTCTGGATCCGGAAAATCAAGTAA
- a CDS encoding glycosyltransferase, translated as MRLLKLTTPYPAYLRRFYAARPELVGASYQAQKDALAHDAFGLTDFWPHGLGELGYDAVELQVNNVHLQAAWAAENGVAQGPDPLALAREQVRRFQPDVLVADDYVTFSYDWLTELKEAVPSIRLTLGWCGAPYPDAKVFNAYDIVLSCIPELVTHFRTLGHVSEHLNHAFDPRILARLGEPTQQDIAFSFIGSIVRANRFHQQREAILLGLKDAVPLQIFAPSAQSSWRDDLTTFAKRTLFRAMDAGKQLGIPAESLARLPKVGRAASWAQAPEYPVHRGLKPFMRPPVFGLEMYRTLLRSKATFNSHIDISSNSASNMRLFEATGIGACLVTDWKDNLHDLFEPDAEVVTYRSAEECIEKVKWLMDHPRERDEIARRGQVRTLQAHTVSHRMARLDEIIQGAVRH; from the coding sequence ATGCGGCTGCTGAAACTGACGACCCCCTACCCGGCCTACCTTCGACGGTTCTATGCGGCGCGGCCCGAGCTGGTCGGCGCCTCCTACCAGGCCCAGAAGGATGCGCTGGCGCACGACGCCTTCGGCCTGACGGACTTCTGGCCCCACGGCCTCGGCGAGCTGGGTTACGACGCCGTCGAGCTCCAGGTCAACAACGTCCACCTGCAAGCCGCCTGGGCGGCGGAGAACGGGGTCGCGCAAGGTCCTGACCCGCTTGCGCTCGCGCGCGAGCAGGTCAGGCGGTTTCAGCCGGACGTCCTGGTCGCGGACGACTACGTGACCTTCTCGTACGACTGGCTCACGGAGCTCAAGGAGGCCGTTCCTTCGATCCGCCTCACCCTGGGCTGGTGCGGCGCGCCGTATCCCGACGCGAAGGTGTTCAATGCCTACGACATCGTGCTCTCCTGCATCCCAGAGCTCGTGACGCATTTTCGCACGCTCGGGCACGTGAGCGAGCACCTCAACCACGCCTTCGATCCGCGCATCCTCGCTCGGCTAGGCGAGCCCACCCAGCAGGATATCGCCTTCTCCTTCATCGGCAGCATCGTGCGTGCGAATCGCTTCCACCAGCAGCGCGAAGCCATCCTGCTCGGCTTGAAGGACGCCGTTCCGCTGCAGATTTTCGCGCCGTCGGCCCAGAGCTCCTGGCGCGACGATCTCACGACCTTCGCCAAGCGCACCCTCTTCCGGGCGATGGATGCCGGCAAGCAGCTGGGTATCCCGGCCGAATCGCTCGCGAGGTTGCCGAAGGTCGGGCGCGCCGCCAGCTGGGCCCAGGCTCCGGAATACCCGGTACACCGAGGCCTCAAGCCCTTCATGCGCCCGCCGGTCTTCGGACTCGAGATGTATCGCACGCTGCTGCGCTCGAAGGCGACCTTCAACTCCCACATCGATATTTCCAGCAACTCCGCGAGCAACATGCGCCTCTTCGAGGCCACCGGGATCGGCGCATGCCTGGTGACGGACTGGAAGGACAACCTTCACGACCTGTTCGAGCCGGATGCGGAGGTGGTCACCTACCGATCCGCCGAGGAGTGCATCGAGAAGGTGAAATGGCTGATGGATCATCCTCGCGAGCGCGATGAGATCGCGAGGCGCGGACAGGTCAGGACCCTGCAAGCGCACACGGTCAGCCACCGGATGGCCCGGCTGGACGAAATCATCCAAGGCGCCGTGCGCCACTAG
- a CDS encoding ABC transporter ATP-binding protein, whose translation MSQLTYLSSLIRFAFRHNRLFYLVVFLSVLSVFVELLAMNSLFPLASFAGGKPLPASDLTVRALAFLGLTPGIRVFVQLFAFLFMLRLLTQLVSQGLAAYLAKRLHAQLSSQAFSTFVKDYSIEEIESKSIGTFISLAGDEAFRASTVIVTLSTFLSLLLLALFYFAAIAYHSPMTGAAVVAFLLVTFVSMLGIFRKSQALGARKVDESRAVNSFFLDALNGLRAVKAFSAEGYVTGTYRQQIFRYTRTLFLSDFLTHVSRTAPVVILLLVLLAFSIGNPAAFQDGLDFAFWVTMLFFLIRFFPVVGQCLNVFLSILADARIGKNVTALIDRAGDALPQAQRVLDRKVEAVRLTDVSFGYGEGPNVLQQLNLSFEHGHSYAIVGPSGSGKSTLLDLLLKFYTLSEGDIRFDDCSIHALQTESLRARVVLLGQQTTIFNDSVLNNVKLGFEAEPAQVEEACRLACIDAEIMALPRGYQSQLNYQGSNLSGGQRQRIGIARALLRRSDVLILDECTSALDQGTCHAVVENILSHARDRIVIFVTHDPWIVGRVDHVIDLERHEDLTVPGAG comes from the coding sequence GTGAGCCAGCTGACCTACCTGTCCAGCCTGATAAGGTTCGCCTTTCGCCACAACCGGCTGTTTTACCTGGTGGTTTTCCTGTCGGTCCTGTCGGTTTTCGTCGAGCTGCTGGCCATGAACAGCCTCTTTCCCCTGGCGAGCTTTGCCGGGGGGAAGCCCTTGCCTGCCAGCGATCTGACGGTGCGGGCGCTCGCTTTCCTGGGCCTGACGCCGGGCATCCGCGTCTTCGTTCAGCTTTTTGCGTTTCTTTTCATGCTGCGCCTGCTCACGCAGCTGGTGAGCCAGGGCCTTGCCGCCTACCTGGCGAAGCGTCTCCACGCGCAGCTCTCGTCGCAGGCCTTCAGCACCTTCGTCAAGGACTACAGCATCGAGGAGATCGAGTCCAAGAGCATCGGCACCTTCATCAGCCTTGCGGGCGACGAGGCGTTCCGGGCCAGCACCGTCATCGTCACCCTGAGCACGTTCCTGAGCCTTCTTCTGCTCGCCCTGTTCTACTTTGCGGCGATCGCCTACCATTCGCCCATGACCGGCGCTGCCGTCGTGGCCTTCCTGCTGGTGACGTTCGTGAGCATGCTGGGCATCTTCCGCAAGTCGCAGGCGCTCGGTGCCCGGAAGGTCGACGAATCGCGGGCGGTGAACTCGTTCTTCCTCGATGCCTTGAACGGCTTGCGCGCGGTCAAGGCCTTCTCGGCCGAGGGCTACGTGACGGGGACCTACCGGCAACAGATCTTTCGTTACACCAGGACCCTGTTCCTGAGTGATTTTCTGACCCATGTGTCGCGGACGGCGCCGGTGGTCATCCTGCTGCTCGTGCTGCTCGCCTTCTCCATCGGGAATCCCGCCGCCTTTCAGGACGGCCTTGATTTCGCGTTCTGGGTCACCATGCTGTTTTTCCTGATCCGCTTCTTTCCCGTGGTGGGTCAGTGCCTGAACGTGTTTCTGAGCATCCTGGCGGACGCCAGGATCGGCAAGAACGTCACCGCTCTCATCGATCGCGCCGGCGACGCCTTGCCGCAGGCGCAACGGGTGCTCGATCGCAAGGTCGAGGCGGTTCGCTTGACGGACGTGTCCTTCGGGTACGGCGAGGGGCCGAACGTTCTTCAGCAGCTCAACCTGAGCTTCGAGCACGGCCATTCCTACGCCATCGTCGGGCCTTCAGGGAGCGGAAAATCGACCCTCCTGGATCTGCTGCTGAAGTTCTACACCCTGAGCGAGGGGGATATTCGCTTCGACGACTGCTCGATCCATGCCCTGCAGACCGAGAGCCTGCGCGCGAGGGTGGTCCTGCTCGGGCAGCAGACGACGATCTTCAACGACAGCGTGCTCAACAACGTCAAGCTGGGCTTCGAGGCGGAGCCCGCTCAGGTCGAGGAGGCGTGTCGCCTCGCCTGCATCGACGCGGAGATCATGGCCCTGCCCCGGGGCTATCAGTCGCAGCTGAACTACCAGGGAAGCAACCTGTCGGGGGGCCAGCGCCAGCGCATCGGGATCGCCCGGGCGCTCTTGCGCCGCTCGGACGTGCTGATCCTGGATGAGTGCACGAGCGCCCTGGATCAGGGGACGTGCCACGCCGTGGTGGAGAACATCCTGTCCCACGCGCGGGATCGGATCGTGATCTTCGTGACCCACGATCCCTGGATCGTGGGCCGGGTGGATCACGTGATCGATCTCGAGCGCCACGAGGACCTGACCGTGCCCGGTGCCGGCTGA
- a CDS encoding class I SAM-dependent methyltransferase, translated as MKRLIKSILRMGFVGGPLLALIKGMNQGTRAAASLTHQLQLIMEWQVLPNPEWFDHNIDLYNQWRKTRTPLIMERGCYNLLAIKKGGTLLELCCGDGFISHYFYSHKVAHMIAVDFDPAAVRHASIHHAGPNISFQLADIRQSLPEGEFDNVVWDAAIAHFTPEETSAILRNIRSRLKPGGILSGSTIVKREDGKKSLHQHEYEFKSREDLVGVLSPHFENVCVFETLHEGRRNLYFYASDGILPLESGWPSMTRASELSKQGA; from the coding sequence ATGAAGCGACTGATCAAATCCATCCTGCGCATGGGCTTCGTCGGAGGCCCGCTGCTCGCGCTCATCAAGGGCATGAACCAGGGCACGCGCGCCGCCGCGTCCCTCACCCACCAGCTTCAGCTGATCATGGAGTGGCAGGTCCTGCCCAACCCGGAATGGTTCGACCACAACATCGATCTCTACAACCAGTGGCGGAAGACCCGCACCCCCCTCATCATGGAGCGAGGCTGCTACAACCTCCTCGCCATCAAAAAAGGGGGGACGTTGCTCGAGCTGTGCTGCGGCGACGGCTTCATCTCGCACTATTTCTACTCGCACAAGGTCGCGCACATGATCGCGGTGGACTTCGACCCGGCCGCCGTCAGGCACGCGAGCATCCACCATGCCGGGCCGAACATCTCGTTCCAGCTCGCGGACATCCGCCAGTCCCTGCCGGAAGGCGAGTTCGACAACGTGGTCTGGGATGCGGCCATCGCGCACTTCACGCCGGAAGAGACGAGCGCCATCCTCCGCAACATCCGGTCCCGCCTGAAGCCCGGCGGCATCCTGAGCGGATCCACCATCGTCAAGCGAGAGGACGGCAAGAAGAGCCTTCACCAGCACGAGTACGAGTTCAAGTCCCGGGAAGACCTGGTGGGCGTGCTTTCCCCCCACTTCGAGAACGTCTGCGTCTTCGAGACCCTGCATGAAGGCCGGCGCAACCTGTACTTCTACGCATCGGACGGCATTCTCCCGCTGGAGAGCGGCTGGCCGTCGATGACCCGAGCGAGCGAGCTAAGCAAGCAGGGGGCCTAG
- a CDS encoding DegT/DnrJ/EryC1/StrS family aminotransferase: MTQTPIRPKDKFLVFGAPPIEDAEIAEVVASMKSGWLGTGPKVATFQDDFKAYRGASHAVAVNSCTAGLHLSILAAGIGPGDEVITTPLTFCATVNAIIHAGGTPVLADVDETMNLDPARLEEKITPRTKAVVPVHFAGRPCDMDAIMAIARRHGLKVIEDCAHAIETEYRGRPVGTFGDFGCFSFYVTKNIVTGEGGMILTESDEAAARLKTLALHGMSKDAWKRFSDEGYKHYQVVECGFKYNMMDLQAAIGIHQLKRVEAYWRRREEIWQRYMAAFADLPVTLPPAPEEGTRHGYHLFTLLIDEARAEISRDAFLDAMTADNIGVGVHYLSVPEHPYYQETFGWRPEDTPNAMRIGRQTVSIPLTPKLTDEDVADVIAAVRKNLRG, translated from the coding sequence ATGACCCAGACCCCGATTCGCCCGAAAGATAAGTTCCTGGTCTTTGGCGCGCCCCCCATCGAGGACGCCGAGATCGCCGAGGTGGTCGCTTCCATGAAAAGCGGCTGGCTGGGCACGGGGCCCAAGGTCGCGACCTTTCAGGATGATTTCAAGGCCTACCGCGGCGCCTCGCACGCCGTCGCCGTCAACTCCTGCACCGCCGGACTTCACCTGAGCATCCTGGCGGCGGGGATCGGGCCGGGCGATGAGGTCATCACCACGCCCTTGACCTTCTGCGCCACCGTGAACGCGATCATTCACGCCGGGGGCACGCCCGTGCTCGCGGACGTGGACGAGACCATGAACCTCGACCCTGCGCGCCTGGAGGAGAAGATCACGCCGCGCACCAAGGCCGTCGTCCCCGTCCACTTCGCCGGCCGGCCGTGCGACATGGACGCGATCATGGCCATCGCCCGGCGCCACGGCCTGAAGGTGATCGAGGACTGCGCCCACGCCATCGAGACCGAGTACCGCGGTCGCCCTGTCGGTACCTTCGGGGATTTCGGCTGCTTCAGCTTCTACGTGACCAAGAACATCGTGACCGGCGAGGGCGGGATGATCCTCACGGAGAGCGACGAGGCCGCCGCGCGCCTGAAGACGCTCGCGCTGCACGGCATGTCCAAGGATGCCTGGAAGCGCTTCAGCGACGAGGGCTACAAGCACTACCAGGTGGTCGAGTGCGGCTTCAAGTACAACATGATGGATCTGCAGGCGGCGATCGGCATTCACCAGCTCAAGCGCGTCGAGGCCTACTGGCGCCGTCGCGAGGAGATCTGGCAGCGGTACATGGCTGCCTTCGCCGATCTGCCCGTCACCCTGCCGCCGGCGCCCGAGGAGGGCACCCGCCACGGCTACCACCTGTTCACCTTGCTCATCGACGAGGCGCGCGCGGAGATTTCGCGGGATGCGTTCCTCGATGCGATGACGGCCGACAACATCGGGGTCGGCGTGCACTACCTGAGCGTGCCGGAGCACCCCTATTACCAGGAGACGTTCGGCTGGCGCCCCGAGGACACCCCCAACGCCATGCGCATCGGTCGCCAGACCGTGAGCATCCCGCTCACGCCCAAGCTCACCGACGAGGACGTGGCCGACGTGATCGCCGCCGTCCGCAAGAACCTGAGGGGCTAA